A segment of the Candidatus Baltobacteraceae bacterium genome:
CCTCGCGGCAATGCGGCGCATCCGGCACTTCGCGCGCGAGCGCGTCTTTCGTATCGGCGCTAAACGAGCTGCTCATCGCGCGTTAGATCCAATCCGACGGCTCGTCCTTGCGCGCATCGAGCAATTCGTACAACTCGCCGGACTTAACGCCGGGCGTCATGCGCAGCGGTACTTCGCGCACGCGCACGGTCACGAACTTGGACGCGTAATGAATCTCCAGCACGTCGCCGGGCTTGACTTGATAGCCGGGTTTAAGCGGACGGCCGTCTTTGGTTATGCGCCCGTGCTCGAGCGCCTCGTGGGCTTCGCTTCGGCGCTTGCTCAGTCGCGATACCTTCATGAACTTGTCCAGCCGCATCGGGCCTGCGCTTACGCCCGCGGCGCACTTCCCCCTTTGCGGACGCATGAGATTGCCACCCGGCCTGCCAAGTCCAGGGCGATGGCAGCGAAAGAGGCATCACCGGCTGCGCGCGGTCGCGGCCGGCTCAACATTTTCGACGAGAGCGTCCCGATGTGGCGCATTTTTCTCGTCTTCCTGATCCCCTTGATGCTGAGCAACGTGCTGCAGTCGGCCTCGCAGACGTTCTCGAGCATCTTCCTCGGCCGCATGATCGGCGTGCACGCGCTGGCCGCCGTTTCGGCGCTCTTCCCGGTTCTGTTCTTCCTCGTGTCGTTTATCATCGGGCTTTCGAGCGGCAGCACGGTTCTGATCGGTCAAGCCTATGGCGCCCGCGATACGCACAAAATGAAAGCCGTGGCCGGAACGACGCTCTCCGTGAGCCTGATCATGGGCGTGGTGGTCGGCATCGTCGGTCTGATCTTTACCTACCCCGTGCTGCAGATGCTCGGTACGCCGCACGACATTCTCGACGACTCGGTCGTCTACTCGCGTATCGTCTTCGCGTATCTGCCGATCTTTTTTCCGTACATCGTCTACACGACGTTTCTGCGCGGTACCGGCGATTCAACGACGCCATTTTACTTTCTGATCATCAGCACGGTGCTCTCGATCGTGTTGACGCCGGCGTTCATTCGGGGATGGGTCGGCCTGCCGCAGATGGGCATCGCCAGCGCCGCGCTTTCATCGTTCATCGCCAATGGCGTGGCCTTCGCCGCGCTGCTGGGCTACCTGCAGTACATCAAACATCCGCTGCGCTTCGATCGCGAGATTTTCGCCGATTTGAAGATCGACGGAAAGATCTTCGTAACGATGGTACGCATCGGCATTCCGACGGCGATTCAAGTGGTGACGGTCGCGCTCGCGGAGATCGCCGTCATTACGTTCGTCAATCGCTTCGGTTCGTCGGCGACGGCCGCTTACGGCGCGGTCAACCAAGTCGTCGGCTACGTGCAGTTTCCCGCAATCAGCATCGGCATCGCGGCCTCGATTTTCGGCGCCCAATGCATCGGCGCGCGTCGCGAAGACAAGCTCTCGAGCGTGATTCATTCCGGCATCACGTTGAGCTACATCGTCAGCGGCATCTTCGTGGTGCTCTGTTACGCCTTTTCGTGGATCCTGCTCGGATGGTTCATCACCGACACGCACACGCTCGATATCGCGCACGGTCTGCTGATGATCACGCTCTGGAGCTACGTCGTCTTCGGCAACACCAGCGTGCTAAGCGGCATCATGCGCTCGAGCGGAACGGTGCTCTGGCCGACCGTCATCGGCGTCTTCTCGATCGTCGGCGTCGAAGTCCCCGCCGCCTACATCCTCATGCATCACTACGGCCTAAACGGCGTATGGATGGGCTACCCCATCGCCTTCTGCACCGGCCTCGCACTACAGTTCGCCTACTACAAACTCGTCTGGAAAAAGAAAACCCACGAACGCCTAGTATAATTGCCCGGCCCTCAGCACGACAAGCTCATGCTTCGACAGGCTCAGCATGACAAACAGAGGGCGTGTCGCCATTTTGTCATCCTGAGCCTGTCGAAGGACGACCCCGTCGAAGGACGACGGCAAGCGACAAGCTCGTGCTTCGACAAGCTCAGCATGACAAAGCTCATGCTTCGACAGGCTCAGCATGGCAAACAGGGGGCGTGTCGCCATTTTGTCATCCTGAGCCTGTCGAAGGACGACCTTGTCGAAGGACGACGGCAAGCGACAGGCTCATGCTTCGACAAGCTCAGCATGACAAGCAGAGGGCGTGGCGTCACTTGTCATCCTGAGCCTGTCGAAGGACGACCCCGTCGAAGAACGACGGCAAGCGACAAGCTCATGCTTCGACAAGCTCAGCATGACAAAGCTCATGCTTCGACTGGCTCATGCTTCGACAGGCTCATGCTTCGACAGGCTCATGCTTCGACGGGCTCAGCATGACAAGCAGAGGGCGTGTCGTCATTTGTCATCCTGAGCTTGTCGAAGGACGGGCTTGTTCGAGGCGTGGCTGCGCGAGAGCATTTGGATGCGTTTCCAGTCGCCGCTAACGAGTGCGGCTTTTTTCTTGCGGGACCAGCCTTTGAGTTGTTTCTCCCACCGGATCGCGTCGTCGACTTGTCCAAACTCGGAGACGTGAGCGAGCCGGCACGGACGACGCTCGTGCGTGTAGCAGGTCGGGCTCCAGCCGTCATTGTGCTGCGCTAGCCGCTGCTCGAGATTGCTCGTAACGCCGACGTAGTAACTCTCATCCGCGCAAAGCAGCATGTAAACGTAATAACGCTTCATGCGAAACCATTGCGCCAACGACCCGCGACAGCAAGGGCTGCAGAAGCATCGGCGCGTGAACAGTCTCGTCCTTCGACGGGTCAGGATGACGGGTTGCGGTTTTTGGGTTTTGGGGTGACGCAGGTGCCGGTGGCGCGGCAGACGGGGAGTGGTTCGGGTAGTATGTCGGCGGCGCTTTCGTTTACGTCGGGGCGGGCGGCGATGACTTTGCGGGCTTCGAAGCGCATTTTGCGCGAGGTGTTGCCGACGGAATCGATCCAGCCTTCGGCTTCGATGTAGTCGCCTGCGAAGACGGGTGCGAGAAACTCGACGCTATCGTAGGCGACGAAGAGGCCCTCGTCACCGTCCATGCGGATGAGCAGTTCGGTTGCGACGTCGCCGAAGAGCGCGAGCATGCGCGCGCCGTCGACGAGATTGCCGCCGTAGTGCGCGTCGTGGGCGCTCATGCGCAGGCGAATCAGGCTGCTTGGATCTTTGCTTGTTGCCACAATTCCTCGAGTTCGTCGAGCGACATGTCCGTGAGGGCTTTCCCAGCCTCCGCGGCGCGCTGCTCCATGAAGTGAAAGCGTTTGTAGAATTTCTCGTTCGCTTCGCGCATCGCGGCCTCCGCGTCGATGCCGAGGCCGCGCGAGAGATTGACCAGCGTGAAGATCACGTCGCCGAGTTCTTCGCGTACGTGCGCATCGTCTTGCTTGGCGCGGCGCGCCTCCGCGAGTTCGCCCAACTCTTCGGCGAGCTTATCCACGATCTGCTGCACGTTGGGCCAATCGAAGCCGACGCGCGCGGCCTTTTCTTGCATGCGCTGCCCGCGTTGCAGCGCGCCGAGATGGCGGGGAATTCCGTCGAGCCGGCTCTTGCGCTTGCGCCCCGTCGCTTCTTGCGATTTGAGCTGCTCCCAATTCTTCCACTGCGCGTCGACATCTTCGATTACGGCGTCGCCGAAAACGTGCGGATGCCGGCGGATCATTTTGTTCGAGAGCGCGTCGACCACGTCGGCTACGCTGAACGCGCCGGTCTCGGTGCCGAGTTGCGCGTGGAAGACGATCTGCAAGAGAAGATCGCCGAGCTCTTCGCAGAGGCCCGCGCGATCGTCGTTCTCGATCGCTTCGACCACTTCGTACGTCTCTTCGATCAAATACGGCACGAGCGTGCGATGCGTCTGTTCGCGATCCCACGGACAGGTCTGACGCAGGCGAGCCATGATCTCGATGAGGTCGTCCCAGCTGTGATGCGCCGATGCGGGCGGCAGCGGAACCAGCGGCATGGTGATCGCCGCCGAGAGCGTCGCGCGCGGCATCCCGGGAACGATGTGCGTCGCGATCCCCCGCGCTTCAAGCGCCCGCAACAACGGCGGCAGCCCGGGAAAGTCCGACAGCGGGTTCCCCAACACGCCAAGCGCAAGCGCATCGTCCCCGTGCTTCGACAAGCTCAGCATGACAAGTGCGTTGTCATCCTGAGCCTGTCGAAGCACCCGCCCATCGACCTGACCCTCCCCTTTGTCATCCTGAGCCTGTCGAAGGACCCCCTTGTCATCCTGAGCCTGTCGAAGGACCCCCTTGTCACCCTGACCTTGTCGAAGGACCCCCTTGTCATCCTGAGCTTGTCGAAGGGCGCCCTTGTCATCCTGAGCTTGTCGAAGGGCGGCGAGGCGGTCGGCGAAGCGGGTGATCTCTTCGGTGCTGCCGCGGACGAGCAGGGCGGGGTCGTCTACGAGATCGCGGCGGATCTCGATGCCGTTCTCGGTGAGGAATTTCGTGAGGTCGGGCGGCGCGAGGAGCGTGACGGCGCGGCCGACGGCGCGTAGCGCTTCGAGGCTGCCGAGGGTGAGCAGAGCGGGGTCTCCGGGGCCGAGGCCCACGATTCGCACGAGCATGGTCGGGGGCGCCTTTCGCCACAAAAGACGACGGCCCCGGCAGGCGCCGGAGCCGTCGATGAGATGCGCGAGCGAGGACTAGGGCGAAGCCGGCGCCGGCGAGCCGGTCGCGTTCGGGAAGAGTCCCGCGTACTTCGGATCGTTGCTTTCGATCTTCGCCTTCTGCACGAGGCCCTGGATGAAGGCCTGAACCAGTGGCGCTTCTTGCTGCTGACGCAGCGTCGCGATGATCTGATCCTTCACGTCGGCAAACTTCGCGACTTTGGCGGGTTTGCGTTCGATCACTTGGATGATGTGATAGCCGAAGGGCGATTTGATCGGCGGGCTGGTTTGGTTGTACGGCGCCGAGTACGCGTACTTCTCGAAGGCCGGTACGAGGCCGCCCTTACGCTGCCAGCCGAGATCGCCGCCCTTATCTTTGCTGCCGGGATCTTGCGAATATTTCTTGGCTTCGTCGGCGAAGCTTTTGCCGGCTTTGAGATCGGCTTCCACTTTGTTTGCGGTCGCGAGATCGGTGACCAAGATGTGGCGCGCGTGCACTTCGTCGGGCGTATCGAACGCGGCGTGGTTCTTGGCGAAGTACGCCTTGGCTTGCGCGTCGCTGACCTTGATGTTCGCCCCGAGCGCTTTATCGATGATGATCTGCGGGCGAATCAGGTCGCGGAAATCTTGCTCGGTCATGCCGCGCGCTTTGAGCAGTGCGTCGAACTGGCCGTTCGGGTACTGCGTCTTATACGTATTTTCGATCTTGGCGTAGTCGGCGTCGGTCACCGTAATGTTGTGATCCTTGGCGTACTGATCGAGCAGCGTGTTGGTGACCGTTTGCTGCAGAACCTGACGCGAGGCCGGGCTGTTCTCGAGCTGTTGATCGAACTGGCTGTGGGTGATCGCTTGACCGTTGACGGTCATCACCGCGCTGCTGCTGCCCGAACAGGCAGAGAGCGAGACGGCTAACACGGCAGTGGCAAGGCCCGCGAGCAGGCGGTGGACTTTCGACATGATCGGCTCCAAACGATGGAAGGCGTTGATCGCAAATAAAAGGCGCGAAGAGCGAACTCCGCAACCGCGGCCGGATTCGCGGCCTGGCCGGTCGCTCCTTCGTTGCGCCCCCTAGTTGAGACTTAAGTCGCGAAGCGTGCGGTGAGTACGGCGATGTCGTCGGGCGCCCGCGCTCCGGCCAGGGCTCGCGTGGCGATCTCGGAAGCCGGGCGATGGTCGAGACTGGATCCCATTGCATCGACGACCGCGAGCAGGCGTTTTTCGCCGGCCTCGAAGTCGCGCGCGTATTCGAGCAGCCCGTCGGTATAGAGCACGAGCAGGGTGCCCGGCTCGATCGGGTGCGTGAACGTTTCCAGCGGCATCTCGTCGTCGACGCCCAGGGCCATGCCGTGGCGCCGCATCAGGCGCGCGCCGTGCGCTGCGCTCCAAATGATCGGAGCCGGGTGTCCGGCGGTCGCGTAGGTAATCGTGCGCGTGCGCGGATCGTAGAAGCCGCAGATCGCGGTCACCATCATGTCGGCGCCCTGAAGATGAAGCGCGCGATTGGTCTGCCGCAGAAGCCGCGCGGGGTCGTCTTCCTCGGTTGCGAGTGCGAGGATCGCCTGCCGAACGCGGCTCATTACGACCGCCGAAGCGATGCCGTGTCCCGCCACGTCGCCGAGCGAAAAGAGAAACCGCCCGTCTTCGAGCGCGATGGCGTCGTACCAATCGCCGCCGACCTGCGCGATCTCCGATGCCGGCCGATACGTCGCATCGAAACAGACGGTGTGATCGCACGGCAGCGTGCCCGGCAGGAGCGCCTGCTGCAGCGCGTCGGCAACGAGTTGCGTCGCTCGTAGTTGTGCGGCGTTGCGCTCGTACTCCAGACGCAGGCGCTGCTGCGCGCGGCTGACCAGCACGATGATGATGCCGATCGCGAGAATTCCCAGGAACAGATAGAGCGCGATGGTCATTAAGCTGATCGTGGTTCGCTGCTCCGCGAGGTCGGCGTCGCGCCCGATCTCGTTGCGCAGCGTTTCGTCGGCACGCCGGTATCGATCGACGATGCCTTTGCCGCGAAGCGCGATCGCCGTTTGGTCGGCAGGCGCGGCGTTGCGCAGCAACGGTTGCGCCATCTCGCGCTGCCAGAGTGCGTTGTAGGCGCCGAGTTGGGCGGCGCGCTGCGCGGCGTCGTTGACGTGCGCGTGGACCGCAGCGTGCTCGAAGCGCGCGAGTGCGGCCGGGAACTGCGCGGTCGCGGCGTAGTAGGGCTGGAGAAAGACGGGATTACGAGCGGCGACGTAGCCGCGTATGCCGGTCTCCTCATCGAGTTGGAGGCTCAGGAGCTGCGCGCGGGCGATCTCGGTGGTGCGAAGCGCGCGCGTTTCACCGAACGTCGAGCGCAGCACGAACGTACCGGCTACAAAAGCGATCAGCAAAACGGCGAAGAGCGAGCCGAGCGTGATGGCCGCCGCCACCGGCCCGCGCGAGGTTTCGATACGCGGCTGCGGGCGTTCGTCGATTCTCGCCAAACGCGTTACATTGCTTCCAAGATGTTGCGCAGGAGCGGCATCCAACGCTCTTCGGCACGATGCCCCTCGGGCAGCGGCGGCAGATCGACGAGCACTTTGCCCTCGGCAAAACGGAAGCGGTTCTTCGTAAGCGATTGCAGCTTCGAGATGGCGCTGGGATCGAGTTCGAAACCCGACCCGACGCCCAGGGTGAGACGCTTCTCGTCGACGATGACGCGTGTCACGTGCTTGTGAAGTGCGATCGTTCGCAGCTTCGTTACCTCAATAAGATTGTGCAGCGGTGTCGGCAGCGGCCCGAAGCGATCGCGCACGCCCGCTCCGATCTCCTCGACCTCCGCCTGCGTGCGCGACTTCGCGAGTTGCTGGTAAACGGCGATTTTTTGCGAGACCTGCGGTATGTAGTCGTTGGGCACGTATGCGTCGATCTTCACGTCGATGACCGCTTCGCGATGCTCTTCGATCGCCGCCTGTTGACCCTTGCGCGTTGCGATCGCTTCGGCCAGCAGCTGACAATAGGTATCGAAGCCGACCGAGCCGATGAAGCCCGACTGCGCCGCACCCAGCAGATTCCCGGCGCCGCGAATCTCGAGATCGCGCATCGCGATCTGCAAACCGCTGCCCAGATGCGTGAACTCACGGATCGCTTCGAGGCGCGCCTTCGCCTCTTCGGAGAGCGCCTTGTGCGCCTGATAGAGCAGGTACGCGTACGCCTGATGGTTCGAGCGTCCGACGCGCCCGCGCAACTGGTAGAGCTGCGCGAGGCCGAACTTGTCGGCGTCGTGGACGATGATCGTGTTGACGTTGGGAATGTCGATGCCGTTCTCGATAATCGTGGTCGCCACGAGCACGTCGAGATCGCCCTCGATAAACGATTGCATGATCGGCTCGAGTTCGTGCTCGTGCATCTGCCCGTGACCCACCGCGATGCGCGCGCGCGGCACCAGCTTCTCGAGGGCGTTCTTCACCGCATAGATCGACTCGATGCGATTGTGCAGGTAGTAGATTTGCCCGCCGCGATCGAGTTCGGCGGTAATCGCGCGCTGCACGACGGCGTCGGAGGCCGGCACGACCACGGTCTTGATCGA
Coding sequences within it:
- a CDS encoding RNA-binding S4 domain-containing protein, which produces MRPQRGKCAAGVSAGPMRLDKFMKVSRLSKRRSEAHEALEHGRITKDGRPLKPGYQVKPGDVLEIHYASKFVTVRVREVPLRMTPGVKSGELYELLDARKDEPSDWI
- a CDS encoding MATE family efflux transporter; this translates as MAAKEASPAARGRGRLNIFDESVPMWRIFLVFLIPLMLSNVLQSASQTFSSIFLGRMIGVHALAAVSALFPVLFFLVSFIIGLSSGSTVLIGQAYGARDTHKMKAVAGTTLSVSLIMGVVVGIVGLIFTYPVLQMLGTPHDILDDSVVYSRIVFAYLPIFFPYIVYTTFLRGTGDSTTPFYFLIISTVLSIVLTPAFIRGWVGLPQMGIASAALSSFIANGVAFAALLGYLQYIKHPLRFDREIFADLKIDGKIFVTMVRIGIPTAIQVVTVALAEIAVITFVNRFGSSATAAYGAVNQVVGYVQFPAISIGIAASIFGAQCIGARREDKLSSVIHSGITLSYIVSGIFVVLCYAFSWILLGWFITDTHTLDIAHGLLMITLWSYVVFGNTSVLSGIMRSSGTVLWPTVIGVFSIVGVEVPAAYILMHHYGLNGVWMGYPIAFCTGLALQFAYYKLVWKKKTHERLV
- a CDS encoding GIY-YIG nuclease family protein → MKRYYVYMLLCADESYYVGVTSNLEQRLAQHNDGWSPTCYTHERRPCRLAHVSEFGQVDDAIRWEKQLKGWSRKKKAALVSGDWKRIQMLSRSHASNKPVLRQAQDDK
- a CDS encoding hotdog fold domain-containing protein; this encodes MATSKDPSSLIRLRMSAHDAHYGGNLVDGARMLALFGDVATELLIRMDGDEGLFVAYDSVEFLAPVFAGDYIEAEGWIDSVGNTSRKMRFEARKVIAARPDVNESAADILPEPLPVCRATGTCVTPKPKNRNPSS
- the mazG gene encoding nucleoside triphosphate pyrophosphohydrolase, whose translation is MGNPLSDFPGLPPLLRALEARGIATHIVPGMPRATLSAAITMPLVPLPPASAHHSWDDLIEIMARLRQTCPWDREQTHRTLVPYLIEETYEVVEAIENDDRAGLCEELGDLLLQIVFHAQLGTETGAFSVADVVDALSNKMIRRHPHVFGDAVIEDVDAQWKNWEQLKSQEATGRKRKSRLDGIPRHLGALQRGQRMQEKAARVGFDWPNVQQIVDKLAEELGELAEARRAKQDDAHVREELGDVIFTLVNLSRGLGIDAEAAMREANEKFYKRFHFMEQRAAEAGKALTDMSLDELEELWQQAKIQAA
- a CDS encoding peptidylprolyl isomerase, with translation MSKVHRLLAGLATAVLAVSLSACSGSSSAVMTVNGQAITHSQFDQQLENSPASRQVLQQTVTNTLLDQYAKDHNITVTDADYAKIENTYKTQYPNGQFDALLKARGMTEQDFRDLIRPQIIIDKALGANIKVSDAQAKAYFAKNHAAFDTPDEVHARHILVTDLATANKVEADLKAGKSFADEAKKYSQDPGSKDKGGDLGWQRKGGLVPAFEKYAYSAPYNQTSPPIKSPFGYHIIQVIERKPAKVAKFADVKDQIIATLRQQQEAPLVQAFIQGLVQKAKIESNDPKYAGLFPNATGSPAPASP
- a CDS encoding SpoIIE family protein phosphatase; translated protein: MARIDERPQPRIETSRGPVAAAITLGSLFAVLLIAFVAGTFVLRSTFGETRALRTTEIARAQLLSLQLDEETGIRGYVAARNPVFLQPYYAATAQFPAALARFEHAAVHAHVNDAAQRAAQLGAYNALWQREMAQPLLRNAAPADQTAIALRGKGIVDRYRRADETLRNEIGRDADLAEQRTTISLMTIALYLFLGILAIGIIIVLVSRAQQRLRLEYERNAAQLRATQLVADALQQALLPGTLPCDHTVCFDATYRPASEIAQVGGDWYDAIALEDGRFLFSLGDVAGHGIASAVVMSRVRQAILALATEEDDPARLLRQTNRALHLQGADMMVTAICGFYDPRTRTITYATAGHPAPIIWSAAHGARLMRRHGMALGVDDEMPLETFTHPIEPGTLLVLYTDGLLEYARDFEAGEKRLLAVVDAMGSSLDHRPASEIATRALAGARAPDDIAVLTARFAT